The DNA region NNNNNNNNNNNNNNNNNNNNNNNNNNNNNNNNNNNNNNNNNNNNNNNNNNNNNNNNNNNNNNNNNNNNNNNNNNNNNNNNNNNNNNNNNNNNNNNNNNNNNNNNNNNNNNNNNNNNNNNNNNNNNNNNNNNNNNNNNNNNNNNNNNNNNNNNNNNNNNNNNNNNNNNNNNNNNNNNNNNNNNNNNNNNNNNNNNNNNNNNNNNNNNNNNNNNNNNNNNNNNNNNNNNNNNNNNNNNNNNNNNNNNNNNNNNNNNNNNNNNNNNNNNNNNNNNNNNNNNNNNNNNNNNNNNNNNNNNNNNNNNNNNNNNNNNNNNNNNNNNNNNNNNNNNNNNNNNNNNNNNNNNNNNNNNNNNNNNNNNNNNNNNNNNNNNNNNNNNNNNNNNNNNNNNNNNNNNNNNNNNNNNNNNNNNNNNNNNNNNNNNNNNNNNNNNNNNNNNNNNNNNNNNNNNNNNNNNNNNNNNNNNNNNNNNNNNNNNNNNNNNNNNNNNNNNNNNNNNNNNNNNNNNNNNNNNNNNNNNNNNNNNNNNNNNNNNNNNNNNNNNNNNNNNNNNNNNNNNNNNNNNNNNNNNNNNNNNNNNNNNNNNNNNNNNNNNNNNNNNNNNNNNNNNNNNNNNNNNNNNNNNNNNNNNNNNNNNNNNNNNNNNNNNNNNNNNNNNNNNNNNNNNNNNNNNNNNNNNNNNNNNNNNNNNNNNNNNNNNNNNNNNNNNNNNNNNNNNNNNNNNNNNNNNNNNNNNNNNNNNNNNNNNNNNNNNNNNNNNNNNNNNNNNNNNctttttttttatttgacaataacttcgtcaaaaaacatgtttttttggaattttttttttcaaatgaaagctaaaagtaCAAATGTTTCaatggtataataaaaattaacaatatctaaCCCCTTTGTGCACGTACATCGCGtcaaacttcacaaaaaatttatacaattttctgTGATTGTTTAGAGTGTAATTGTGCATAATtgcgaaatatattaattaaaaacaattagagtacataaaagtagagattttaagcttcaaaatgagctaaagcagaagcatttttgatcatttataaagaagttatgacactttgaattttgccatttttttataagcttcTAGGTGTACTGATACTTTTGAGCAGTACTgtataaaatactgaaaagtaCCACAATATATGCTCCAGAAAGTTCATTAGCtcactatatttaaattacacagATATGAACATAATTCCAAACCCTACTACCTTACAAAACTTGAAGTTTTGTAAGGTAGTAGGGTTACAAAACTTACCCTGGTTTTCCAGAATACTtagaaattcagaaataaaacaacaaatatcCTGTTTTTTTTCATCAAGGATCTTTTGAAGGCCTAAtttgtattaactttttttttcacttttgttaCAAGTAAAGGCCTCAATCTAAATTAggccattattattattttatcgtttATACACGTCATAcacataacatattttaatctgaattaaataacaaatatattaaaaccaaTCACCAAACCAATAACTTAAGcatgtttttttatgtataaaagttttatttacataaaatatcacaatatttttttacacacttCAGTTAATCATTCTCTCCTCTATTTTCAGATGCTACCCAACGCTGGAAAAGTACTtcctaaaacataaataaaaataataaaataacaaaaataaaagtattaaagaataaagtaacaaaaaatataaccgaggttgtaaaaatttaaaaaattcgcaaacataggaaaaaattagttgatttgagtttttatagagaatatttttttaagatctgttatattacttttaattaaatgccacattttcaatgttaaaaagtattaaagttctaaaaaagGTAAAGTTATAAAAGCTAGGTAAAAAGAActgcaattattttaagcatgtaactatttaaaattttaataaatcttaaatagaAACTGCAAACAATTGGAAagccaaaaaaattgaaattagtacTAGTGTTCAAACTTAAACGTTCAATAGAAGCTcctttatgtttactttttaatatcataaataagaaaaacttaaaaaattcttattttctaacaaagttttttgaaatattttttttttgaaaaaaagaaactttattcgggcatttccttttaattttattattagtgtgGCATTAAAATGGTCaacaaatatgataaattatgaaaaatattttagaaaataaaaggcaaacgaaaaatatatttatttcagaaaaacaaacatgtagaaaagattttttcctaagaatgaaatatttgtgatttcCAAGTTTATGAAAATGGCATTTAACATTAAACTATATGCATGGCAataaaatttagtgattttggaaaacaataattttctaaagtataaataaatgtgCTAAAAATGCTTTACCTCTACTTTATATTGTGAAATACAGAATGGAgtagatattttgttttcagacAGTCCACTTGGCTTTATTACATACAGAAACAACAAGCTCTAAAATCAAAAAGACTAaagtataaacaaataataaagattgcttttaaacttaaaaaaaataaatttttaaaccaataataaagacattttaatgcaaattctttaaaacaCAATGATAATCGCAAACATCagcaatcaatttttaaaaaaaccttaacTATAGACAAATAAACTTCATATACAACTTGACCATAGATGTCTAAACTTTAGTCAGTGTTACTCTTTAACTAATAATTCAACTTACAGACTATGAATTAAACACATACCTagctctataatttttttatttaacacaacaaaatcaatacagtttaagttaagttttcttatattttaaatagatcagtaataaaatgtaacatttgtaatttttgaaaatgttacacGTTACAGTAATATTTAGACTTTTCTAAACTGGCAAAAATGAAACATCTATTAAAGGAATATTTAGATATCTAccattaaacaaatatttcaaaatttaaagaatatagtaATTTCctaaacaatcattttttttttcaaatttaaatttggttaaaatcTCTACTTTTCTGTTCaagaatttgttttcttaaaacctcaattttaaaaagatattagtaaaattatttttcttttcattatctAGTGTGTATCACAATGTTAAAGCATGCTTAAACATATTCAGAAGGCAAAAATAATATCTGAACAAAaagtgtataataataaaaaataagtatcataaaaatttatctttcttttttgtccTCTTTCATAGGCGATTAGTACAGACTGCTTGTTTTCAGATTATTATAAACCAgaagttaaaatagtttctgCAAAAAgctttacattttgtaaaaatatatacaaaaatcaattttctgaaaaattgaattagttctgaaaaaatgaatggtcagataaatttaactattaaaaaaattttttttcaaaataactttaataatattttaaaatagtacctTTCCTGTACTGCTATTCAATCTGTTTAGAGCTAATAAAGAAGACCATGTCATTTGTCGACTACCTCTTACTTCTCTGAAGTTTTGCTCCTTTACAGGTTTTACGATAACAGAATATGTTGCATGATAGAAAGCAGGGCCATCTTTGTACAAAACTGTAAAAGTAATcaataaaaagttgaatttgttcTATTGTATGAATAAAGTCACCCACCAATCactacaaaacaaattttcaaaattaaaattataatttagctCTAAAACTTAATgcgttgtttaaatattaaaccttaaaaagaactaaactaaaaaaaatcaatatataaagtatattatattgctatataatgatatttataatataaagggtgttcaatattaaaatacatacttCCAAAGAAtcataaatctatatttaaggaagaaaaaacaaatatgtttctaatttataaactatttaatcaGATACAAAGAAGgagttagaaatattaaaaacctatttattttatttatttagaccTTTAAACTTCACTCTCAAATAAACTGGAGTTAGATTGtatcaatctttattttttcttatttaattcaatagtgAATGGAGatagtttgaaaacatttttctactttctcatttaaaaaataaattagggcacaattctctaaaaatcatattttcaaacaaatgtggtaaaagcaaacaaatattaaatcttgCAAGCTCAGATGATACTTGTGCCAAAGGCATAATTTCTACTAGTCATTTCACTCTCATAGTATACTCAAGTATACTCTCATAGTATACATTGATAaactttcatttgaaaaaaataataataatgaaatttataactcCACAGCTTTCACTAAAAtgaattcagaataaaattttactctctaatattattaattatgtaaaaaaaataaaaatcaaagtataAACTTTTGATTAATAGCATGGTAATGATTCTAAGTTTCTGCTATGGAAACAGAGGAAACTTAAACATGTTTAATAGCTTTTCAAGACACAAATCACaaacattatgaaattaatttcagtaaaactTGCTAAAAGTAAGATAACTACtagttaagaaaaagaattgaatgCAAAATTGTCTTATTGTTtccttctaaattttaataaagtatatcacaaaactttttatcataaGGACATTGCAGGcaattaaacatataaatagaTGCATTTAAcaccataaaaattttgaagccaGAAACTCAGAGAATATTACTTGTTAGAATAATTGTGAAGCTAATACACGAGTTAACTGTATGAAAGCAACACTTTTTCACCTTTTGTTTTTCCTACTATACTATGAGAAATTGTGTattgaagagaaatttttatagaaacattCACATACTGCAAATACTTGGTCAAataataagaatagaaaaagtCAAGTAGTTTTATGCAAATTACAAAATACGTACGGTAATCAACTCCATACTTGAGACCCTGTTTTACAATCCAACCTTTGCTTCTAAAATGATGATATGCAGTGTACATTACAGGAAAATTTCCATCAGGAGAAGATTCACAAAATTTATTCCACAATCTGGCTAAGTCTATGGGCTGCATCCAAAAAATTACTGGATTATTATGTAGtatatttaaacatgcaatatataataaaagatattatgtaagttttatgcttgtaaaattaaagaaatagacGCAATAATTATGACATCCTTTCCTAAATAAGAGTTGggattataaaattatggaataatataATATGGAACAATATATAACAAGAGATgggatgaaaattttttactcctATAATTAAGGAGATAGGCACAATAATTATgacttttcataattaatagAATGGATCATAAAATTATGGAATGACATAAcatggaataaatattaatatataacaagagatacaaaatattacattgatattttatgcttttaaaaataaagtaagaagtgGAATAGTTATGACATTTTGTTATGAACGGTAATGAATGATgaatggtaataaaattataacctaTTTTACATTGCAGCTTGAAATTATATAACTTCAGTTGTAAGTTCAGTaacataaatatgttttcaattacATTGTAAAACacatctaaatataaaattaacttgcAGCTGTAAGCGGTTATAAGACATGCATGAAGATTTGATTGAAGGCAACGGCacacattaaaatgtaataaagatgTGTCTTTAtcatgaaataataaagaagtaGGAATTCCATCTGCAAATTAGGTAGAAAATGAGTAATAaagtaaatactaaataaagaaacaaagtaTACAAACCTGATCCTTATTATCCTTAATTACTAAACATCCTAATGCATATGAAAGGAAATATgcctagaaaaataattaaaaaaaagtattaaataataatcaatgttaacctaattaaatgtgttaaatagaaatttctttaagaaaaagaatttatagaaatttttcattaaagaaatgtctttaatttcttatgaatttaataagtgtttaaagaaaaatattttgtatgacaaatataatgttttttttttttttaaatatttttaataaaatctgttagtcaaaatacatattacattaaaaaccaAAGACTTAATATGTAATTAGAAAtggtaggaaaaaaattgaattgaaacacataaaaaaaatttatagaaaattttttaatcatttttataagacTATTcagactaaaacaaaaaaaaattttaggcttTTCTGGACTGGAACACTAttgtgaattattttcaaaccaaAAGTAgacatgattattaaaaatcattcccAGCAGTGAAGGATTACAAGTtgcaataaagttttcaaaagtggcaaatttttaaaattttttagacgtGCCTCCTCAAAAGTGAGTTGCAGGCTTTCTTTTTCATCAGACTGATCCTCTTTAGAGCTATCTTTCTTTTTCACAGAATCAACTTCTATTTCAGAACTAGAATCCGAATCTGATATAACAACTTCAATATTCTCCTCCTTCGAGGTTGAAGGTTTTACGTCTTCCTCATCATCATCAACATCGATGATGTCATCGTCCTGATTAGAAGCTTCATTTTGCAAAACcctaaacaaatatatttatagaaatgacgcacaaatattaaataattataaaaaatatacaaataaaaacaaaatcatgaaCATATCAATACATGTTTCTATAGATaggatttttttactttcagtaatatataaaacattaacCTATATTTTAATGTAGTCAATTCAGGTTAATCCAACCTAATAAgactaaagaaaaactttaacttATTGGAAGTTTAGCTCGCTTCCTTATTGGTTAATTTTTGTCGTTAATGTTGGCCAAGAGGTTCTCTTGTTGATGATGACCTGGGAATCATCATGATCATCCTAAAAAATGGTTTATGTGTTCATTACCACAATTTAAATCACACAGCAGATGATGGTAGTAATCACCTGACCTCAGCACTACATGGGCTTTTACAACTCTAAAAGCATGTTACATTATAGAGGATTTTGAGCAGCAAGGTCAAAATCAGTCACTAAGTGAATCGGACAAACTCACCGTACCAAACAGATGGCACACTGATAACtgattaaattatagtttttaagttaTCGTTAACTCTTGTGCTACATCCATTTAAAGACAGCagatttcattttagaaaaagtaaccATCTTCGCTCTTTTTGATagtaaatctataaatttatatcaaaaagttgtttttaaacgaattatttttctataattaaacatttggACACAACTAGTACAACAGTTGTACTCAAagttttcctctctttttttgcTCTAAAAGCATTTGATATATAAGGAGACATGTTAGTTATGTTTAGGGACATATTATGAGGAAGACAAAATAAATACGgtatcacaaaaattaaatattttcctttcattcATATATCAAACacttttataactgtaaaaaagaatcaaaatacaGCTGTTGTATCAGCTGACTCCAAAAGGTTAatgggaaaaattaaatattacatgttttttattaattttaatattgtaaatatagtGTAAGTAAATTCCCCACGCCATATCTTCCTTCTTCAttgttagatttttattcacaCCATTACCATCATTCATTATTctaagtcaaaaaaatttcatttataattgtttattttatatttataatatttacttgtATATTTATCtatggttaaaatttttgtactcaaatttaaaaaatcaaaaaaaaatttacatttactaccaatttaaatatttaagaaaaataatccacCAAAAAGTGGGAAAACTAATGAATCTGctgtatatatttacatttatatttgttttttggaatttatattaatgtaatcaatagaattccaaaaaaatatgagtttttaattattttgctacactaaaatctaattttgaatcttaaaaattatatttagacttaacaaaaattatctttttcagtAAGTAAGAACAGTCAGTGCAAGAGCTgactagaatttaaaaaaaatttcttaatttttttaataaaaaaaaatctatttaaaccagatttgaatttaaatcaaattttatttatttacttttagtgtacttaaaaaactgatttgcatcaaaacataaaaatacatgattcaaaattgatgaaaatgcattaaaaaaattatactattaactattattaaaactatattattaactaaacaaattacaaatctaatttaaaactatgagttttttcctttaacttttaacttcaaaaataacaaaataagcaaataaaacaaactGTGTTGCATGATAAACAGGCATGTACTTTAATTACAGTATGATGAATACAGAATATGATATAATACGGTAAAACTTAACTACTTCtccaaaaaatcataatataagCAAAAGCATTCTGTATTTATGAATAACGTTTTTATGTTCCaattaaagcaatttcaatataatattgcataaaatttaaaaatatattcacagtgttaaaataatataagtatttgaaagttaagttttaaaatcaaaagttagaAGAATTTTCATTGTgtatttataaggaaaaaacctatattcaattaattttttacaagaatatgCATTATAAAGACTGCAAACTATATTTAcaactatattataaaattaatgattaatttagaaaaacaactgatttaatataattttttgaaaaaataatcaattgatTTAAATGGATGAACTCTATAGACATAGGGTGAAATACAACAATGAGTTATTGGTTacttttctaagaaatatttgaacACATTTTTCCAGCAGAAAccattttttcccttaaaaaacaCATCAAACATGACTaagcttattatttaaactgcAAAGAAAATGAGctagtcaaatatttgttttatttaaagtggCCCAAAAAATATCCAAGCCAATTCTagcataaatttctaaatcaaagagcaataatatttaatcaatttatattattaatttctcgatcaaataataattcaaacttCTCTCAGTACTaggacaaaacaaaatttaatttataatacatagtcactttcaaataaaataatttacattaggaaacaagataaaataaattatgtctaCCTTTCActcttctcattttttatttctttatcttcaACACAAACTTTTGGAGCATTTTTTGACAAAGTTCCTTTGCCGAAAAAACCCTAAAATGGATttgaaaacacttttaaataatacaatggagtattgattttataattaatgtttattaaatacagGGCTTTGTGGTCCTTAAGAAactattcttaaattaaaatgcatgtttctcacatgcacaaaaaaataactttacattaacatttaaagtttaatcttcttcataaaattcaaacaaaaggcataaaaaaataagaaagaaagatGATTAAGCAAGTGCCCTGattgtaaatataatatgtGCGCACAATCATCGTTCCTGTTTTtctacattatttaataattaggaaaaaaccgtaatataaaattttaaagtttaaaaaataaatatataaaataaaaatctaagaaCCAGTAAATAACCACTGGTCAACCAGACCAAAGTCAATTAACAAGTCCAGTAGTTGAGAACTTCAAATTTATAGCACACATAATCaccatcataaaatataattgtaaaattatgtttgtaacATTAAACTCAGACATATTAtccaaatttgtttcaaaaattttagttaccttataataaaaattctgcacaaTATTATACAATATCTATGCAtctaatattaagaaatatttctaatacaTAAAACCACAACAAGAACTGTTAACTTTAACCTACTATATTAGTTAACTATTAGTTTTAACCTGCTATCCAATGCCAAATTTTACGAAAGAGCAGGGTAAAtcattatataaacaaaaactctacaaaaaattcatgaaataatttcaattttcgacAATCTAAGAATATCTATTTATGCCTTAACAtcgtttcatttaaatatttataaccatTCGTTTTACTTTTACAacttaaagaaggaaaaaaaaattagaaatagaatgcattaaaataatgctattcAAAACTTCAATGAAACATAACTTATTCATACTTGACTGTATAATATCTTGATGCTTTCATCATCGTGAACTAAAATACAATAGTCTTGTAAGTAACCGATCATACACTGCCAATTTGGATCTGCTTGGGTTTCATTGCAATTACTTCTAATAATAGGAAAAGGATAAACACATTTCGACGATTTTTTAGACTTTGAAACAGGATTTggtaaagtaacaaaatttgaagatgccatttttattaaatgcttttctcatacgttaaaacaataatacagaaattcacaaaattaaaatttttcaaatccataCACAACAAAcacttttgttttgattaacGTTTCCAGCCACCTACTTctgtttaattaatatgtagGAACAatcatattacttaaaaattctcGTGCAAATTCAAAGATGGGAATGAGAAGCTGATTGGTGAGTTCATCATTTACCAATGAAAAACTCACCAATTAGATTCTCAATTGCAAAATCAAccacaaattttttatgtacagtgaaaataacccttatttttttaaatttggagatAAAGCATTACAAAAATAGGCAATCAAAATGTCAAACAGAAAAAGGCAGTCGAAAGCTGTTCCATATCAAACAATCAAATTCGTTTACAAACAAACTAGAACGGATATAAACacatcatttgtttttatttaaatacttagtgctttaattttaagaacGTAAATTGTTTGTaacattaattcataaaaactagATTATGAAAGATAATTGCGTCAAAAAATTCCTTGAATTATGTGAGATCATTGAACTGTATTGAAATCTTTGAATGCATTCAAGTTGAGAATCATGAAAAAGCTTGAAAAGGGAGCCGATGCTCCCGTCAGGCCTTTCAAACTGTCTCACCAAGTGTTATGTATTACGCAAATCAACTTTCAAAGGCAAGCATTAATAGGTTCAGTAGAATTAACAATAATTCCTCTTAAAAGTGATCTTCGAAAAATCAGATTAAATGCAAAGCAAATACGTATATACAAAGTTGCTCTGAATGAATTTCATGAAGTAGAATTCACTTACAATGATCCCTGTTTAGATATCTGTCAAGGAGATATTCGTCAAAAAAGCATTGATCATTTCAACTCCAGCCACCTGGCAGCTGTCAATGCAGTGGATTCAGATAAAGGAAATGGAGAACTCTGTATTAGAGTCACTCCAGATTTAATGCATTTGGTTCAAGAAGGTAAACCTTTAAGAATTAGCATTGATTTTGCATTAGAGAAACCTCAAGGTGGAATTCACTTTGTTGTTCCAGACTGTGAGGGCACTATGGTTGAAAGATGTGCCCATATGTTCACGTACGGGTGTGATAACTCATCACGGCTGTGGTTTCCTTGCATCGATTCATTTTCTGAACCGTGTACTTGGCGTATGGAGTTTACTGTAGAGGCGGCAATGGTTGCCGTTTCTTGTGGTGATTTAGTGGAAACCGTGTTCACTAGTGATATGCGTAAAAAAACCTATCACTATAACCTAGCTGTACCTACTTGTGCACCTAATATTGGCTTAGCAATAGgaccttttgaaatatttgttgatCCTCATATGCATGAAGTTACTCATTTTTGTTTACCTCAACTGTTGCCACATTTGAAGCactcaacaaaatttttgcatGAAGCTTTTGAGTTCTATGAAGAACTATTATCAAGTAGATATCCTTACTCATGTTACAAGCAAGTATTTGTTGATGAAACTTTTCAAGATGCTCGACCTTACGCAACAATGACTGTTTTGAGTACGAACTTGTTAAGCTCACCTCAAATTGTTGATCAAACCTATATTTCTCGGAGAGTTATGGCTCATGCTGTGGCTGAGCAGTTTTTTGGATGTTTTATTAGCATGCAGTCATGGTCTGATGCATGGTTGCCCAAAGGTATTTCCATGTATCTTTCTGGGCATTTCATGAAGAAGGCATTTGGTAACAATGAGTATAGACTATGGGTTCATGGTGATTTTAATGAAGTGTTGCGATATGAACAGAAATATGGAGGATTGGTGCTTGATTGTAGTGTAACTCCTGCTCCAGGAAGTGTTGCTGCAGCTGCTCAAGGCAAAGatggtacattttattttcctacTCAGCATTTAAATACGACATCACCCGAGTATAATAACATATTGactaaaaaatcacatttagtCATTAGAATGCTGGAAGATAGAATAGGAAGAGAGTTACTTCTTCAAGTTTTCAACAAACTGTTATCGCTGGCATCATTAGCATCAAACTCTACTCAACAGCAACAAAAAGTGACAAAGGAAACTTggctaaatatgcttttatctACTACAAGTTTccaaaaagcaatatttactGTTACAGGCAAAGACATCAACACATTTTTAGATCAATGGGTAAGGCAAGGAGGCCATCCTAAATTTTCTGCTAATTTTGTATTCAACAGAAAACGAAATACAGTAGAGTTGGAGATTAAGCAGTTGGATATTCAGAATCGAGGGATTCGACGCTATGTTGGACCATTGACTGTGACCATACAAGAATTAGATGGcacatttaaacataatttgcaGATTGAAGAAAATG from Parasteatoda tepidariorum isolate YZ-2023 chromosome 2, CAS_Ptep_4.0, whole genome shotgun sequence includes:
- the LOC107439887 gene encoding tRNA-splicing endonuclease subunit Sen2, whose amino-acid sequence is MASSNFVTLPNPVSKSKKSSKCVYPFPIIRSNCNETQADPNWQCMIGYLQDYCILVHDDESIKILYSQGFFGKGTLSKNAPKVCVEDKEIKNEKSERVLQNEASNQDDDIIDVDDDEEDVKPSTSKEENIEVVISDSDSSSEIEVDSVKKKDSSKEDQSDEKESLQLTFEEAYFLSYALGCLVIKDNKDQPIDLARLWNKFCESSPDGNFPVMYTAYHHFRSKGWIVKQGLKYGVDYLLYKDGPAFYHATYSVIVKPVKEQNFREVRGSRQMTWSSLLALNRLNSSTGKSLLFLYVIKPSGLSENKISTPFCISQYKVEEVLFQRWVASENRGEND